The following are encoded together in the Verrucomicrobiota bacterium genome:
- the rpsJ gene encoding 30S ribosomal protein S10 has translation MSKPRIRIKLKGFDYRIVDQSTSDIVDTAKRSGARVSGPIPLPTRIEKFTVNRSPHVDKKSMDQFELRSHSRLLDIIEPTANTVDDLKKLNLPAGVEITINV, from the coding sequence ATGAGTAAACCACGCATACGCATTAAACTGAAAGGGTTCGACTATCGGATCGTTGACCAGTCCACTAGTGACATCGTCGACACAGCGAAGCGCTCCGGCGCTCGGGTTTCCGGCCCGATTCCCCTTCCCACGCGAATTGAAAAGTTCACCGTGAATCGTTCTCCTCACGTGGATAAAAAATCGATGGACCAATTCGAGTTAAGGTCTCATTCTCGTCTGCTTGATATCATCGAGCCGACTGCAAATACGGTGGATGATCTAAAAAAACTCAACCTTCCCGCTGGTGTGGAAATTACGATTAACGTCTAG